One Arthrobacter sp. StoSoilB20 DNA segment encodes these proteins:
- a CDS encoding cysteine desulfurase family protein, which produces MPVYLDHAATTPLSAEALAVMTRELARTGNPSSLHGAGRRARRAVEDSREMLAAAAGAHPSEVIFTSGGTEADNLAVKGLFWARRDEDPRRTRILCSAVEHHAVLDTVEWLERHEGADVVWLPVDGSGAVRLEVLEREIARDPESIALITVMWANNEVGTIQPVAGIVELAKPHGIPVHSDAVQAFGSVPVDFRGSGLAAMSVSGHKLGGPVGVGALFLGRSVKLTPVQHGGGQERDVRSGTLDTPAIAAFAAAAQSVTQSLSEERRRLSALRDQLIEGVMAAVPEAVLRGAAGEGRLPGNAHFTFPGCEGDSLLFLLDLAGVESSTGSACTAGVPRPSHVLLAMGLDEDTARGAQRFTLGHSSTDTDVEALLKALPEACSRARQAGMAGHESSIQTAATVARQGSHTS; this is translated from the coding sequence GTGCCTGTATACCTCGACCACGCTGCCACCACGCCGTTATCGGCCGAAGCGCTCGCCGTCATGACGCGGGAGCTTGCGCGAACCGGAAATCCGTCCTCACTGCACGGAGCGGGTCGTCGTGCCCGCCGCGCCGTAGAGGACTCCCGTGAAATGCTTGCCGCTGCAGCCGGAGCGCATCCCTCGGAGGTCATTTTCACCTCCGGCGGAACCGAGGCGGACAACCTGGCTGTCAAGGGCTTGTTCTGGGCCCGCCGGGACGAGGACCCGCGCCGGACGCGGATCCTTTGCTCCGCCGTCGAACATCACGCCGTTCTGGACACCGTCGAGTGGCTGGAGCGCCACGAGGGCGCCGACGTCGTGTGGCTTCCGGTCGATGGGTCCGGCGCGGTGCGGCTCGAGGTCCTTGAGCGGGAGATCGCCAGGGACCCGGAGTCAATTGCGCTTATCACCGTGATGTGGGCCAACAACGAGGTCGGAACCATCCAGCCGGTCGCTGGGATCGTTGAGCTCGCCAAGCCCCACGGAATACCGGTCCACTCTGACGCCGTCCAGGCTTTTGGGTCCGTCCCCGTGGATTTCCGGGGGAGCGGGCTGGCGGCAATGTCGGTCTCAGGGCACAAGCTTGGCGGTCCCGTGGGCGTTGGTGCCCTGTTCCTTGGCAGGTCAGTGAAGCTGACGCCGGTCCAGCACGGTGGTGGCCAGGAACGGGATGTTCGCTCCGGAACGCTGGATACGCCGGCCATTGCAGCTTTCGCCGCAGCGGCCCAGTCCGTGACACAGAGCCTGTCCGAAGAGCGCAGGCGGCTCAGCGCCTTGCGCGATCAGCTGATCGAGGGCGTTATGGCGGCCGTACCCGAGGCAGTGCTGCGCGGTGCTGCGGGCGAGGGGCGACTGCCGGGAAATGCACACTTTACCTTCCCGGGATGCGAGGGCGATTCGCTCCTTTTCCTCCTGGACCTGGCCGGGGTCGAATCTTCCACCGGCTCTGCCTGCACGGCAGGGGTGCCGCGGCCATCCCATGTGCTGTTGGCGATGGGCCTGGATGAGGACACGGCCCGCGGGGCACAACGCTTCACCCTGGGCCACAGCTCTACGGACACGGACGTCGAAGCGCTCCTGAAAGCCCTTCCCGAGGCCTGTTCAAGGGCCCGGCAGGCGGGCATGGCCGGTCACGAGTCCAGCATCCAAACTGCGGCAACAGTGGCGCGGCAGGGATCGCACACGTCCTGA
- a CDS encoding ArsR family transcriptional regulator, giving the protein MNGLTWLQRLSAVASLNDTCRRDLYNYVKRAGHAVGRDEAAQAMAIPRSTASFHLDRLVRDGLLSPQFRKTADKAGPGSGRPAKLYVPVVDEVGVSVPPRHYDLAGDLLASAISHSATADVPIAEALAEVAATKGRRIGGDGDFAATLAGLGYEPVPDGEGGYNLLNCPFHRLSQEHREVVCAMNGAFLSGVADTLAADAVEVVPDLGPGHCCARIVTANQTPPS; this is encoded by the coding sequence ATGAACGGCCTCACCTGGCTCCAGCGGCTTTCGGCGGTAGCTTCGCTGAACGACACCTGCCGCAGGGACCTGTACAACTACGTCAAGCGTGCGGGCCACGCGGTGGGGCGTGACGAGGCCGCCCAAGCCATGGCCATACCGCGCAGCACAGCGTCCTTCCACTTGGACAGGTTGGTCCGGGATGGATTGCTGAGCCCGCAGTTCCGGAAAACGGCGGACAAAGCAGGGCCTGGTTCAGGGCGCCCTGCCAAACTCTACGTACCCGTGGTGGACGAGGTGGGAGTCTCCGTTCCGCCACGACACTACGATCTTGCAGGGGACCTCCTGGCCTCCGCCATTTCGCACTCGGCAACGGCGGACGTCCCTATCGCTGAGGCTCTGGCGGAAGTCGCAGCCACCAAGGGGCGGCGGATCGGAGGCGATGGGGATTTTGCAGCCACCCTGGCCGGCCTCGGATACGAGCCTGTGCCTGATGGCGAAGGCGGATACAACCTGCTGAACTGCCCGTTTCATCGGTTATCCCAGGAGCATCGGGAGGTGGTGTGCGCCATGAACGGCGCTTTCCTCTCCGGAGTCGCCGACACTTTGGCCGCTGATGCCGTCGAAGTGGTGCCAGACCTGGGACCGGGCCACTGCTGTGCGCGGATCGTGACGGCGAACCAAACCCCGCCGTCCTAG
- a CDS encoding YegS/Rv2252/BmrU family lipid kinase, giving the protein MTPPAADNPSSTRGTIALAINPAASFGRTRLAGDHAAARFRAAGRDVVVLQADGYSGLRQLVDQTLTRREVGALVVVGGDGMVHLGVNALAGSDIALGIVPSGTGNDVARLLGMPLHDTAAACRLILASMAAGGRRIDAGRVVSDGRTSYFAGVLSAGFDAAVNERANSWRWPRGKSRYNLAMLKELGSFRRIDYTVTADNMTWRQPALLISVANGQYIGGGMRITPEASPEDGLLDLFVVKPLSRLRFLAVFPKVFAGKHTGHPAVQITRVQKVRLEAEGVVAYADGERIGPLPVDVDVVPGAVRVLA; this is encoded by the coding sequence GTGACCCCACCGGCAGCCGATAACCCCTCCAGCACGCGGGGAACCATCGCTCTGGCGATCAACCCGGCTGCCTCCTTTGGCCGCACCCGCCTTGCCGGGGACCATGCCGCAGCCCGGTTCCGCGCCGCCGGACGTGACGTCGTCGTTCTCCAAGCGGACGGGTACAGCGGGCTGCGGCAACTCGTCGACCAGACCCTGACCCGCCGGGAAGTGGGCGCCCTGGTGGTGGTGGGAGGCGACGGCATGGTCCATCTGGGGGTCAACGCGCTCGCCGGATCCGACATTGCCCTGGGCATAGTTCCCAGCGGAACGGGGAATGACGTTGCCCGGCTCCTTGGAATGCCGCTTCACGACACCGCCGCGGCCTGTCGCCTCATCCTGGCCTCGATGGCCGCAGGAGGAAGGCGGATCGACGCCGGCCGGGTTGTCTCGGATGGCCGGACCAGCTACTTTGCCGGAGTTCTCTCGGCCGGGTTCGATGCCGCAGTCAACGAACGGGCCAATTCGTGGAGGTGGCCGCGAGGAAAAAGCCGCTATAACCTTGCGATGCTCAAAGAGTTGGGTTCGTTCCGAAGGATCGACTACACGGTGACGGCGGACAACATGACTTGGCGCCAGCCGGCGCTGCTGATCTCAGTGGCGAACGGGCAGTACATCGGCGGTGGCATGCGGATTACACCGGAGGCTTCGCCCGAGGACGGCCTGCTGGATCTTTTTGTGGTCAAACCGTTGTCGCGGCTCCGGTTCCTTGCTGTTTTTCCGAAAGTATTCGCCGGCAAACACACCGGCCACCCTGCCGTGCAGATCACGCGCGTACAGAAGGTGCGGTTGGAGGCAGAGGGCGTAGTGGCCTACGCCGACGGCGAGCGCATCGGTCCGTTGCCGGTGGACGTGGATGTTGTTCCGGGCGCTGTGCGGGTCCTCGCGTAG
- a CDS encoding J domain-containing protein: MAEGSSSHYQVLRVSVTATDKEIKVAYRKAARKAHPDHGGEAEMFRRVTLAYETLIDPRRRAEYDRRYARGASGVSQPRPGDYTGTSAPGPFATGNVRRPQTQRNTAGDPPVYVPAFEDPNEVPLISEAEAAQQVHGLPRKRGIFGAEARIQREMRTVQLISRQVLPAIPAARLINGLRSPSDNNHIDHAVLSGYRLALVGSMLLPKGAYSWDGHSLRHGGRSVAPPQLAHIVRHMQDIFPELNVTGWVVLHSPDGNLHEPVIDQYGKGQSSHNAVEVVNGAGLARGLKQFLSSGPAPNTVVVPVLARLLRGMH, encoded by the coding sequence TTGGCCGAGGGCAGCAGTTCGCACTATCAGGTTCTTCGTGTTTCCGTCACCGCGACGGACAAGGAGATCAAGGTCGCCTACCGCAAGGCTGCCCGGAAGGCGCACCCCGACCACGGCGGAGAAGCGGAGATGTTCCGGCGTGTCACCCTGGCTTACGAAACCCTGATCGACCCCCGGCGCAGGGCTGAGTACGACCGCCGCTACGCCCGCGGAGCATCCGGGGTAAGCCAGCCCCGTCCCGGGGACTACACGGGCACCTCAGCACCGGGTCCCTTCGCCACCGGGAACGTCAGGCGTCCCCAGACCCAGCGGAACACCGCCGGTGATCCACCCGTTTACGTCCCTGCGTTTGAGGATCCCAACGAGGTCCCGCTCATTTCCGAGGCCGAAGCCGCGCAACAGGTCCATGGGCTCCCCCGGAAGCGGGGCATCTTTGGAGCCGAAGCGCGGATCCAACGTGAAATGCGCACCGTCCAGCTCATCAGCCGCCAGGTGCTGCCGGCCATTCCAGCAGCCCGGCTCATCAATGGCCTCCGCTCACCCTCGGACAACAACCACATTGACCACGCCGTGCTCTCCGGTTACCGATTGGCCTTGGTAGGCTCCATGCTGCTTCCCAAGGGTGCGTACTCCTGGGACGGCCACTCCCTTCGGCACGGCGGCCGTTCCGTCGCTCCCCCGCAACTGGCACACATCGTCCGGCACATGCAGGACATCTTCCCTGAACTCAACGTCACCGGATGGGTGGTCCTGCACAGCCCTGATGGCAACCTGCACGAACCGGTGATTGATCAGTATGGCAAGGGCCAATCCAGCCATAACGCCGTGGAAGTGGTCAATGGCGCCGGACTGGCCAGGGGGCTCAAGCAGTTCCTCAGCTCGGGGCCAGCTCCGAACACCGTAGTGGTGCCGGTGCTGGCACGCCTGCTGCGCGGGATGCACTAG
- a CDS encoding tRNA (cytidine(34)-2'-O)-methyltransferase — protein MFRILFHTPEIPGNTGNAIRLAAITGAELHLVEPLGFDFSDAKLRRAGLDYHDLAVVTVHKDIDSAWEALQPQRVFAYTSDGETSYTDISYVEGDVLMFGPESVGLPDWLKNDPHVTARVRLPMKPSLRSLNLANAASIAVFEAWRQNGFAGAKV, from the coding sequence GTGTTCCGCATCCTCTTCCACACTCCTGAAATCCCGGGCAATACGGGCAATGCCATCCGCCTGGCCGCCATCACGGGAGCCGAACTCCACTTGGTGGAGCCCCTCGGCTTCGACTTTTCCGATGCCAAACTGCGCCGCGCCGGCCTTGATTACCACGACCTTGCCGTAGTCACCGTCCACAAAGACATCGACTCCGCATGGGAGGCCTTGCAACCGCAACGCGTCTTTGCCTACACCTCCGACGGCGAAACGTCCTATACCGATATCAGCTACGTCGAGGGTGATGTCCTGATGTTCGGGCCCGAGTCTGTTGGCCTGCCGGACTGGTTGAAGAACGACCCCCATGTCACAGCCCGCGTCCGCCTTCCCATGAAGCCATCACTGCGCTCCCTTAACCTGGCCAACGCTGCTTCGATTGCCGTGTTCGAGGCCTGGCGGCAGAACGGATTCGCCGGAGCCAAGGTGTAG
- the sigK gene encoding ECF RNA polymerase sigma factor SigK has protein sequence MSALQTRAISVNRCTAAPATSHGGAAGFKRDDICWTVMDIPNTPGPPVFEATGTATDVNSQLTGLLELMASGDQQAFAEFYRLTSRRVFGMAKRVLIDPDLSEDATQEVFIQVWQGAAKFDRSAGTPLAWLMTIAHRRAIDRVRAVQAATDREAKYGAASQDPDRDLVAEEADTNLEAEAVSRCLGTLTDTQRESVRLAYYGGLTYREVAEHLGAAVPTIKSRIRDGLLRLKTCLGVG, from the coding sequence GTGAGCGCGCTGCAGACCAGGGCGATATCAGTGAACCGCTGCACCGCCGCGCCCGCAACATCACACGGTGGTGCTGCCGGTTTCAAACGCGACGACATATGCTGGACGGTGATGGACATCCCCAACACCCCCGGCCCACCGGTCTTTGAAGCTACAGGCACCGCGACAGATGTGAATTCGCAGCTCACCGGCCTGCTTGAGCTCATGGCTTCCGGCGACCAACAGGCTTTTGCCGAGTTCTACCGCCTGACCTCACGGCGTGTCTTCGGCATGGCCAAGCGCGTCCTCATAGACCCCGACCTCAGCGAAGACGCCACCCAGGAAGTGTTTATCCAAGTGTGGCAAGGCGCAGCCAAGTTCGATCGCTCCGCAGGCACGCCGCTGGCGTGGCTGATGACCATTGCGCATCGCCGGGCCATTGACCGTGTGCGGGCCGTGCAGGCCGCAACGGATCGTGAGGCCAAATACGGCGCTGCAAGCCAGGACCCGGACCGTGACCTGGTAGCCGAAGAAGCCGACACCAACCTCGAAGCCGAAGCAGTCAGCCGTTGCCTCGGCACGCTGACGGACACCCAGCGCGAATCGGTCCGCCTGGCTTATTACGGCGGATTGACCTACCGGGAGGTTGCCGAGCACTTGGGCGCTGCCGTCCCCACCATCAAGTCCCGCATCCGTGACGGGCTGCTTCGCTTGAAGACCTGCCTGGGGGTGGGTTGA
- a CDS encoding anti-sigma factor: MSENTSGGFIRRMFANDIATDLAEGRVLELAEIYALDAINDDERDMIDSYLRDAPESREFHERVRAARETLAVSFAPEEEPPAALFDTIMQRISHEAPAEPFAGTAATEPAATEPAPPVLDELAAARAKRGERSGAGGARRWIVGAAAAAVIALGGIGVGAYVSTQNDPVNQVLQAQDVQQKSAPVPGGGTATISASSAKDSFVVLMDGVAPAPAGKVYQLWTLPKDGSAPVPQGTMDAQTLSKPAVVKGLSSASSVAITVEPTGGSSAPTTDPVLVVALSA; encoded by the coding sequence ATGAGTGAAAACACCAGTGGAGGCTTTATCCGCAGAATGTTTGCCAACGACATCGCAACCGACCTCGCCGAGGGCCGTGTACTCGAACTTGCTGAGATCTATGCCTTGGACGCCATCAATGATGACGAACGGGACATGATCGATTCCTACCTCCGGGATGCTCCGGAGAGCCGGGAATTCCACGAACGCGTCCGTGCAGCCAGGGAGACCCTGGCCGTCAGCTTCGCGCCCGAGGAGGAGCCTCCGGCCGCCCTTTTTGACACCATCATGCAGCGCATCTCCCATGAAGCGCCGGCTGAGCCCTTCGCCGGAACGGCGGCCACTGAACCGGCGGCCACTGAGCCTGCACCTCCGGTATTGGATGAGCTGGCCGCTGCGAGGGCAAAACGCGGGGAGCGCAGCGGGGCCGGTGGGGCCCGTCGTTGGATCGTGGGCGCGGCCGCAGCAGCAGTGATCGCCCTTGGTGGTATTGGTGTGGGAGCTTACGTTTCCACCCAAAACGACCCCGTCAACCAGGTGCTGCAGGCACAGGACGTCCAGCAGAAGTCCGCACCGGTTCCCGGCGGCGGAACGGCTACCATTTCCGCTTCTTCGGCCAAGGACTCCTTCGTGGTCCTCATGGATGGCGTGGCCCCGGCTCCGGCGGGCAAGGTGTACCAATTGTGGACCCTGCCCAAGGACGGTTCAGCACCGGTACCGCAGGGAACCATGGATGCCCAGACTCTCTCCAAGCCGGCCGTGGTGAAGGGCCTGTCCTCAGCCTCGTCCGTAGCGATCACCGTGGAACCCACGGGCGGATCAAGCGCCCCCACCACGGACCCTGTCCTGGTGGTTGCACTGAGCGCCTGA
- a CDS encoding gluconate:H+ symporter codes for MSVLETATQVQEWTGHDTRLLVVAALGIALIVVLIAKLKFHPFLALVLGSAFVGLASGVELGKVITNFEDGVGGVLKEVGLLIALGAMLGKLLADSGGANRVVDTLLAKASGNKLVWMITLVAVIIGLPMFFEIGLVLLLPVIVLVTQRSKMKLMRIAIPALAGLSVLHGLVPPHPGPLIAISAVKAELGTTLGLGILVAIPTVIICGPLFSRLAARWVPVDAPAVAGGIDTQHAADMSEVKRQPSFLVTLLTIIFPVVLMLLKALGGIIWPDPATAPALRIFFDFVGQPLVAMTLAVLVAMVTFGYAVGFTGSRITAKLGESLGPIAAILLIVGAGGGFKQTLIGAGVGDAVKKWAEGANMSVLVLGFIVAVALRLATGSATVATVTAAGIVAPLASSLSPTHAALLALAIGAGSLFLSHVNDAGFWLVKELFGLTVGQTFKTWSVMETLISVVGFGFVMLLSLVL; via the coding sequence GTGAGCGTCCTGGAAACCGCCACGCAAGTACAGGAATGGACCGGGCACGACACCCGGCTCCTGGTAGTAGCTGCTCTGGGCATTGCCTTGATCGTGGTGCTGATTGCCAAACTCAAGTTCCACCCGTTCCTGGCCCTGGTGCTGGGGTCTGCCTTCGTGGGCCTGGCTTCGGGCGTGGAACTGGGCAAGGTCATCACCAACTTCGAGGACGGCGTGGGCGGTGTCCTCAAGGAAGTCGGGCTGCTGATTGCGCTCGGGGCCATGCTCGGGAAGCTCCTGGCGGATTCCGGTGGTGCCAACCGCGTGGTGGATACCCTGTTGGCCAAAGCCAGCGGCAACAAGCTGGTCTGGATGATCACCCTGGTGGCCGTGATCATCGGCTTGCCCATGTTCTTCGAGATCGGCCTGGTCCTCCTGCTCCCGGTGATCGTCCTGGTGACGCAGCGTTCGAAAATGAAGCTGATGCGGATTGCGATCCCGGCACTGGCTGGTTTGTCTGTGCTGCACGGCCTGGTGCCGCCGCACCCCGGCCCCTTGATTGCCATCAGCGCCGTGAAGGCCGAGCTCGGAACGACGCTGGGTTTGGGGATCCTGGTAGCGATTCCCACCGTCATCATCTGTGGGCCGCTCTTCTCCCGGCTGGCCGCACGGTGGGTTCCGGTTGATGCGCCCGCCGTAGCAGGTGGAATCGACACCCAGCACGCTGCAGACATGAGTGAAGTCAAACGGCAACCATCGTTCCTGGTGACCCTGCTGACCATCATCTTCCCCGTAGTGCTGATGTTGCTGAAGGCCTTGGGCGGCATCATCTGGCCGGACCCTGCGACGGCACCTGCCCTTCGGATCTTCTTCGACTTTGTGGGCCAGCCTTTGGTGGCCATGACGCTGGCTGTGTTGGTGGCCATGGTGACTTTCGGGTATGCCGTAGGTTTCACCGGCAGCAGGATCACGGCAAAACTGGGCGAAAGCCTCGGGCCGATCGCGGCGATCCTCCTCATCGTGGGTGCCGGCGGAGGCTTCAAGCAGACGCTGATCGGGGCCGGCGTGGGCGACGCCGTCAAGAAGTGGGCTGAGGGCGCCAATATGTCCGTCCTCGTACTCGGCTTCATCGTTGCGGTGGCACTCCGCCTTGCCACAGGATCGGCGACGGTGGCCACAGTGACGGCAGCCGGCATCGTGGCGCCGCTGGCGAGCAGCCTGAGTCCCACTCATGCTGCCCTGCTCGCCCTGGCAATCGGCGCAGGATCCCTGTTCCTCTCCCATGTCAACGACGCCGGTTTCTGGTTGGTCAAAGAACTGTTCGGACTCACCGTCGGGCAAACGTTCAAGACCTGGTCCGTTATGGAAACGCTGATTTCGGTGGTGGGATTCGGGTTCGTCATGCTCCTGTCCCTGGTGTTATAG
- a CDS encoding gluconokinase, translating to MAKTAQQPVLVIMGVSGSGKSTVAGVLAGKLGWDLAEGDDLHPEANVAKMHAGQALSDEDRWPWLGIISAWIREHVESGTPAIITCSALKKKYRDVLRSEGVVFVFLQGSKDKISDRLASRHGHFMPPSLLESQFDALEEPTEDENYISLCVSASPAEEADEVIERLGLRPAAAGSEATAS from the coding sequence ATGGCGAAGACTGCGCAACAACCTGTACTGGTAATTATGGGAGTTTCCGGCTCCGGTAAATCAACCGTGGCCGGAGTCCTGGCCGGAAAGCTTGGCTGGGACCTTGCCGAAGGCGACGACCTTCATCCCGAAGCGAACGTCGCCAAGATGCACGCGGGACAAGCCCTCAGTGATGAGGACCGCTGGCCTTGGCTGGGCATCATCTCGGCCTGGATTCGCGAACACGTAGAGTCCGGAACTCCGGCGATCATTACCTGTTCGGCATTGAAGAAGAAATATCGCGATGTCCTTCGCAGCGAAGGTGTGGTGTTCGTCTTCCTGCAGGGGAGCAAGGACAAGATCTCCGACCGCCTGGCCTCAAGGCACGGCCATTTCATGCCGCCTTCGCTCCTTGAGTCCCAGTTCGACGCGCTGGAGGAACCGACTGAGGACGAAAACTACATCTCGTTGTGTGTTTCGGCCTCCCCGGCTGAGGAAGCCGACGAAGTCATCGAACGGCTCGGCCTCCGCCCCGCAGCCGCTGGCAGCGAAGCGACCGCCTCGTGA